In Flavobacterium sp. CBA20B-1, the following are encoded in one genomic region:
- a CDS encoding type IV secretory system conjugative DNA transfer family protein, whose protein sequence is MNLFSELTTENKLIVLVMIAVSLLGFISLFRKGMISRIIGILITIGIVSLYFYFFKGNNLFIGLLLVPPFIIGLLTSFFKSKPKEPDLREVHFPSNRKNIFIPNVNTGVFIVAGAGSGKTESPIYYLMKHFAEHQFTGVIYDYKNGELSEIAFGLFGDRLKPIALHNVNYSYRINPIAPQYIENEVDIENISKSILVNLKGKDEKEDFFYSAGAGLFAAIILKLRTYHPDMCTLPHAVAFFLSLEELLNAQDEDNPQPFKPLVDWLKTDPRVMSQASAFLMGIQSTRQTAAVLASLASLLRKIVNLESFYILSGNEIDLNVNDPEIDIVLSVINEPKNATSLTPLLAAILQTTTSQMMQRNRKQSFVLLDEAPTVKLLNMAKIPATMRSFGVSTVYAIQDISQGYVQYGRDDFREITSNLGTQILGKSNDPDTAKFNEQYFELVKEKQVSKNLKGGSDLFGSTNSRTISQREVSKVRAYEFTQFKVGQFAFISGGKSQVIQFKKAAINKPQLNRVRTVSKEDLELHFQKIFDDVRTLF, encoded by the coding sequence ATGAATTTATTTAGTGAATTAACTACCGAAAACAAATTAATCGTTTTAGTAATGATCGCAGTTTCATTACTTGGTTTTATTTCCCTTTTTCGCAAAGGGATGATAAGTCGGATTATTGGAATCTTGATTACGATTGGAATTGTAAGTCTGTACTTTTATTTTTTTAAAGGAAATAATCTGTTTATCGGTTTATTATTAGTACCGCCTTTTATTATTGGATTATTGACTTCATTCTTTAAATCAAAACCAAAAGAACCAGACCTTAGAGAAGTTCATTTTCCTTCAAATCGAAAAAATATTTTTATTCCTAATGTGAATACGGGAGTGTTTATCGTGGCAGGTGCAGGATCTGGAAAAACAGAAAGTCCTATTTATTATTTAATGAAACATTTCGCTGAACATCAATTTACAGGAGTAATCTATGATTATAAAAATGGAGAACTTTCTGAAATTGCTTTCGGACTTTTTGGCGATCGTTTAAAACCAATTGCATTACATAATGTGAATTATTCTTATCGAATCAATCCTATTGCTCCACAGTATATCGAAAACGAAGTAGATATTGAAAATATATCAAAATCTATTTTAGTGAATCTGAAAGGCAAGGATGAAAAGGAGGATTTCTTTTATTCGGCTGGTGCAGGATTATTTGCGGCCATTATTTTGAAACTTCGCACGTATCACCCAGATATGTGTACTTTACCACATGCAGTAGCGTTTTTTTTAAGTTTAGAAGAGTTATTGAATGCACAGGATGAAGATAACCCACAACCTTTCAAACCATTAGTAGATTGGTTAAAAACCGACCCAAGAGTTATGAGCCAGGCATCTGCCTTTTTAATGGGAATACAATCTACCCGACAAACAGCTGCCGTACTAGCTTCATTAGCTTCTTTATTACGGAAGATTGTCAATCTTGAATCCTTTTATATTTTATCTGGGAATGAAATTGATTTGAATGTCAACGATCCTGAGATTGATATTGTACTGTCGGTTATCAATGAACCTAAAAATGCGACCTCTTTAACGCCACTTTTGGCGGCTATATTACAAACCACAACTTCCCAGATGATGCAGAGAAATAGAAAGCAGAGTTTTGTTTTATTAGATGAAGCACCTACAGTTAAACTACTAAACATGGCAAAAATTCCTGCTACCATGCGAAGTTTTGGAGTAAGTACCGTGTATGCTATCCAAGATATTTCACAAGGTTACGTGCAGTATGGTCGTGATGATTTTCGTGAAATCACCTCCAATTTAGGAACTCAGATCTTGGGTAAATCAAATGATCCGGATACAGCGAAATTTAACGAACAATACTTTGAACTCGTAAAGGAAAAGCAAGTTTCTAAAAATTTAAAAGGAGGATCTGACTTATTTGGTTCTACCAATTCTCGAACCATATCTCAACGAGAGGTTTCTAAAGTCCGGGCGTATGAATTTACGCAATTTAAAGTAGGGCAATTTGCTTTTATTAGTGGTGGCAAATCACAAGTGATACAATTCAAGAAGGCAGCTATTAATAAACCTCAATTAAACCGAGTACGAACGGTTTCTAAGGAAGATTTAGAATTGCATTTTCAAAAGATATTTGATGATGTGAGAACGTTGTTTTAA
- the mobB gene encoding MobB family relaxase, producing MYINFTPHKANVNNSNASSCANIFEYLEKEEQGFVQDESIFKDENNDSIGFFDQQNINISKDTVIENIDNNRGKRGIKESNFYMINISPSYLEQKHILKRIDQFLEEKNFKISEKELANVRDVMMRDMLMNYSREVMKEYAKNFDREINGEKITDENLMYYGRVETQRTYNFKDRHVVENKKILKKIENTKDVNQLKKLHESLQKDYFSGEVIKEGVAKGGVNYHVHIVVSRHDRTNDPRSKISLSPMSKYREQNSQLNNQKNKTIGFNRDAFFQNAEKTFDDLFNYNRDYSKSYEAMKKNANTKGVRENKKNGIANNVKRELSRYVGIPISNPSHIFKMQLSQNLGVNIPSHLSIPTNPAQLTLKVAKTVAKTIEKGYGM from the coding sequence ATGTATATCAATTTTACTCCACATAAAGCAAACGTGAACAATTCAAACGCTTCTTCTTGTGCGAATATATTTGAATATTTAGAAAAAGAAGAGCAAGGATTTGTTCAAGATGAATCAATTTTCAAAGATGAAAATAATGATTCTATTGGTTTTTTTGATCAACAAAACATCAATATTTCTAAAGATACAGTAATTGAAAATATTGATAATAATAGAGGTAAAAGAGGGATTAAAGAATCAAACTTTTACATGATCAATATTTCACCTTCTTATTTAGAACAAAAGCATATTTTAAAAAGAATTGATCAATTTTTAGAAGAGAAAAATTTTAAAATTTCTGAGAAAGAATTAGCAAATGTACGAGATGTTATGATGCGTGATATGCTGATGAATTATAGTAGAGAAGTTATGAAAGAATATGCTAAAAATTTTGATCGTGAAATTAATGGAGAGAAAATTACTGATGAAAATTTAATGTATTATGGTCGAGTTGAAACGCAACGTACCTATAATTTTAAAGACAGACATGTTGTAGAGAATAAAAAAATATTAAAAAAAATTGAGAATACAAAAGATGTAAATCAATTAAAAAAATTGCATGAATCTTTACAAAAAGATTATTTCTCTGGAGAAGTAATCAAAGAAGGTGTGGCCAAAGGCGGAGTAAATTATCATGTGCATATTGTTGTTTCTCGACATGATAGAACGAATGATCCTCGCAGTAAAATAAGTTTGTCACCAATGAGTAAATATCGTGAGCAAAACTCGCAACTCAATAATCAAAAGAATAAAACAATAGGTTTTAACCGAGATGCTTTTTTTCAAAATGCTGAAAAAACTTTTGATGATTTATTTAATTACAATCGAGATTATTCTAAATCTTATGAAGCAATGAAAAAAAATGCAAATACCAAAGGAGTCCGAGAAAATAAAAAAAATGGTATTGCAAACAATGTAAAAAGAGAACTAAGTAGATATGTAGGAATACCTATTTCAAATCCATCACATATATTTAAAATGCAGCTGTCACAAAATTTAGGTGTGAATATTCCATCGCATCTTAGTATACCAACTAACCCAGCACAGCTAACACTTAAAGTTGCCAAAACAGTAGCTAAAACTATTGAAAAAGGTTACGGAATGTAA
- a CDS encoding BfmA/BtgA family mobilization protein produces the protein MSNVVRIDVSTKLKLDQLKENYSIKTFAEVVEKMTSFIIDNNFDLNRNYTEDWHNVIEKSNDKTLKRIEDVIRIIRNIEKESVIPIRNQVYDMYHNNDAHFKADVIDEVKKDLEVNGATESDIEKYKIELAQIKKSRDLYFNELNNLRPLVNEILNSLSTKSGLMGSKVETTISPERLNELKQLINK, from the coding sequence ATGTCTAATGTTGTTCGTATTGATGTTTCTACAAAGTTAAAGCTTGATCAGTTAAAAGAAAATTATAGCATCAAAACTTTTGCGGAAGTTGTAGAAAAAATGACTTCTTTTATTATAGATAATAACTTCGATTTGAATCGAAATTATACTGAAGACTGGCACAATGTAATTGAAAAATCGAATGACAAAACGTTGAAAAGAATCGAAGATGTAATTCGAATTATTCGTAATATCGAGAAGGAATCTGTTATACCAATTCGAAACCAAGTTTATGATATGTATCACAATAACGATGCGCATTTTAAAGCTGATGTTATAGATGAAGTTAAGAAAGATTTGGAAGTAAATGGCGCTACTGAATCTGATATTGAAAAATATAAAATTGAATTAGCACAGATTAAAAAAAGTCGTGATTTATATTTCAATGAATTGAATAATTTACGTCCATTGGTTAACGAGATTTTAAATTCTCTTTCTACGAAATCTGGATTAATGGGTTCAAAAGTTGAAACAACTATTTCTCCCGAAAGATTAAATGAATTAAAACAATTAATCAATAAATAA